The following are from one region of the Sorghum bicolor cultivar BTx623 chromosome 2, Sorghum_bicolor_NCBIv3, whole genome shotgun sequence genome:
- the LOC8079923 gene encoding glyoxylate/hydroxypyruvate reductase HPR3, translating into MPPEHAADGDKPLVLLAQPLFLNLAAALEGRYRFVLAGEADAATAAEARVLLVPGLVPVPAELIDRFPALELVAATSVGLDHVDLAACRRRPGLAVTNAGAAFSVDTADYAVGLVVAVLRRVAAAEAHLRRGAWATEGKYPLTSKVSGKRVGILGLGSIGALVARRLAAFGCRIAYSSRAPKPWCPYEFHPTARALAAASDVLVLSCALTEETRRVVDRGVMEALGAGGVLVNVGRGGLVDEPELVRCLREGVIGGAGLDVYEDEPEVPPELLAMDNVVLSGHRAVLTAESLRGVADLVAGNLEAFFAGRPLLSPVTLSTL; encoded by the exons ATGCCGCCGGAGCACGCCGCGGACGGCGACAAGCCGCTGGTGCTGCTGGCGCAGCCGCTGTTCCTAAacttggcggcggcgctggagggcCGGTACCGCTTCGTCCTGGCGGGGGAGGCGGACGCGGCCACGGCGGCGGAGGCGCGGGTCCTGCTCGTGCCGGGGCTCGTGCCCGTGCCCGCCGAGCTCATCGACAGGTTCCCGGCGCTGGAGCTCGTCGCGGCGACCTCCGTGGGGTTGGACCACGTGGACCTCGccgcctgccgccgccgccccgggCTCGCCGTCACCAACGCCGGCGCGGCCTTCTCCGTCGATACCGCTGACTACGCCGTCGGCCTCGTCGTTGCTGTGCTGCGTAGGGTCGCTGCCGCCGAGGCGCACCTCCGGCGCGGCGCGTGGGCGACGGAGGGCAAATACCCGCTCACCAGTAAG GTGAGCGGCAAGCGCGTGGGGATCTTGGGGCTGGGCAGCATCGGCGCGCTGGTGGCGCGGCGCCTCGCCGCCTTCGGCTGCCGCATCGCCTACAGCTCCCGCGCGCCGAAGCCGTGGTGCCCCTACGAGTTCCACCCGACGGCGCGCGCCCTCGCGGCGGCCAGCGACGTGCTGGTGCTGTCGTGCGCGCTGACGGAGGAGACGCGGCGCGTGGTGGACCGGGGCGTGATGGAGGCGCTGGGCGCGGGCGGCGTGCTCGTCAACGTCGGCCGCGGCGGCCTGGTGGACGAGCCGGAGCTGGTGCGGTGCCTGCGGGAGGGCGTCATCGGCGGCGCAGGGCTGGACGTGTACGAGGACGAGCCGGAGGTGCCGCCGGAGCTGCTCGCCATGGACAACGTCGTGCTGTCGGGACACAGGGCCGTGCTCACGGCGGAGTCCTTGCGTGGGGTGGCGGATCTCGTCGCCGGAAACCTCGAGGCCTTCTTCGCCGGCAGGCCGCTGCTCAGCCCGGTGACGCTGTCAACTCTCTGA
- the LOC8079924 gene encoding GDSL esterase/lipase At3g14820 codes for MELVGRQARECPGQPASSWRSDDDDDDDDDDDKMASSSQSQSQSQSLTPYLRGNAHHAPWRSRFVRRALLVAAAAAALAAAAGGSGTADDQIPAIFMFGDSIVDPGNNNNRLTEARANFPPYGQDFPGGVATGRFSNGLVPGDLLASKLGIKELLPPFLSSDLELKDLLTGVAFACGGSGYDPLTSKLATTLSSDDQLELFHEYKQKLTALVGEKEMTRVISEGVFFTVMGSNDIVNNYFTLPIRRHEYDLPSYVDFLVSSAINFTKTLNDMGAKKIGFLGVPPLGCCPSQITLGGSPSRQCEPQRNQASELYNSRVSKEIERLNAERSASGSKIVYFDIYYNLLDLIQNPSSYGFKDASEGCCGSTVLNAAIFIAYHSACPNAIDYIFWDGFHPTEKAYNIVVDKLIQQASKYLMM; via the exons ATGGAACTCGTGGGGCGCCAGGCGAGAGAGTGTCCCGGCCAACCAGCCAGCAGCTGGAgaagcgacgacgacgacgacgacgacgacgacgacgacaaaaTGGCGTCCTCGTCTCAGTCTCAGTCTCAGTCTCAGTCTCTGACGCCCTATCTCAGGGGGAATGCCCACCATGCGCCGTGGCGAAGCCGATTCGTCCGCCGGGCACTGCtcgtggccgcggcggcggcggctctggCGGCAGCGGCTGGTGGCTCTGGTACCGCGGACGACCAGATCCCGGCCATCTTCATGTTCGGCGACTCCATCGTCGACCCCGGCAACAACAACAACCGGTTGACGGAGGCGAGGGCCAACTTCCCGCCGTACGGGCAGGACTTCCCCGGCGGCGTCGCCACCGGCAGGTTCTCCAATGGCTTGGTCCCTGGGGACCTCTTAG CTTCCAAGTTGGGTATCAAGGAGCTGCTGCCTCCTTTCCTTAGTTCTGATCTTGAACTAAAGGACCTACTCACTGGTGTGGCGTTTGCCTGTGGTGGCAGTGGCTATGATCCTCTCACATCCAAGCTTGcg ACAACCTTGTCGAGTGACGATCAACTTGAACTGTTCCATGAGTACAAGCAGAAGCTAACGGCTTTGGTTGGAGAGAAGGAAATGACACGAGTTATCTCAGAAGGCGTCTTCTTTACAGTAATGGGGTCAAATGACATTGTAAATAACTATTTCACTCTACCTATAAGACGCCACGAATATGATCTTCCTTCGTACGTGGACTTTCTTGTCTCTTCGGCGATTAACTTCACAAAG ACTTTGAATGATATGGGAGCTAAGAAGATTGGATTTCTTGGTGTCCCACCATTGGGATGTTGTCCTTCACAAATAACACTTGGAGGAAGCCCATCACGCCAATGTGAACCACAAAGGAATCAAGCATCAGAGTTATATAATTCTAGAGTTTCAAAGGAAATAGAGCGATTGAATGCAGAACGAAGTGCTTCCGGATCAAAGATTGTTTATTTTGACATATACTACAACTTGCTTGATCTTATTCAGAATCCATCTTCATATG GTTTCAAGGATGCAAGCGAAGGTTGCTGTGGAAGCACAGTGTTAAATGCTGCCATATTCATTGCATATCACAGTGCATGTCCAAATGCAATTGATTATATTTTTTGGGATGGCTTCCATCCTACCGAGAAGGCCTACAATATTGTAGTGGATAAGCTCATTCAGCAAGCTTCAAAGTACCTGATGATGTGA